The DNA window CAGCACTGCATCAGCTTAATGGTGTCACTAAGTTCGTCTTGTTTTTAGCTTGGGTAACAGTGGTGTTAACGACCTTTGATTTACGCCTTATTCTCGCGCTAATCATTACAGGCTGTACTGATGTGGTTTAATTCTACCGGACACTTCTAAAGCATTTAAGTATAATGTTAATTAGAGGTGATCATGAATACTAAGTTTAAACGTCCGAAATTTACAACTGAATTCAAACAAGGCGCAGTAAAACTCGTTACTGAGCAAGGATATACCAGACAAGCAGCCGCTGCTAGCTTAGGTGTATCGTTAAGTGCAATTACACGCTGGGTTCAAGCAGAAAGCGGCACGCAAGCTAGACCTGGAACCAAACAAGAAGGCCTAAACCTATCCGAACGTAATGAACTTGAAATACTACGTAAAGAAAATGCAAAACTGCTGATGGAGAAAGAAATTTTAAAAAAGGCCGCAGTCTTCTTTGCCAAGGAAAGCGAGTAAGATTTCAGTTCATCGCAGAGTATAAGAAGACATTTCCAATTCGAGTTACATGTAAAGTTATGGATGTAAGCCCAAGTGCTTTTTATCACTGGTTATCAAATAAAGCATCGCCTAATAGGGATGTGGCGCTTGAGATTAAGGCTAC is part of the Moritella viscosa genome and encodes:
- a CDS encoding transposase, IS3 family, translated to MNTKFKRPKFTTEFKQGAVKLVTEQGYTRQAAAASLGVSLSAITRWVQAESGTQARPGTKQEGLNLSERNELEILRKENAKLLMEKEILKKAAVFFAKESE